One part of the Phragmites australis chromosome 3, lpPhrAust1.1, whole genome shotgun sequence genome encodes these proteins:
- the LOC133912354 gene encoding protein high chlorophyll fluorescent 107-like, whose product MAMRLLSPSTPPPLFPNPGPKPPASAAAASSYFSLRLRRARAAAAAGVVAAGVPERDGGRFEGEAMGGAFDRGLAEIARKVPLFEPATDGELAAAAGERPLPINLELWLYRAKVHTRKFEFPEAEKLLDKCISFWPEDGRPYVALGKLYSKQSRFDKARAVYERGCQATQGENPYIWQCWAVLESKGGNIRRARELFDAATVADAKHIAAWHGWAILEIKQGNIKKARNLLGKALKYCGGNEYIYQTLALLEARAERFEQARTLFQQATRSNPKSCASWLAWAQVEMRAGNNTMARKLFEKAVQSSPKNRFSWHIWALFEANEGNIDRARKLLKIGHAVNPRDPVILQSLALLEYNYSSANVARVLFRKASQIDPRHQPVWIAWGWMEWKEGNVRTARTLYQRALSVNSTNECAARCLQAWGVLEQRAGNYTAARRLLRSSLSINSQSEVTWMTWAALEEEQGDPVRAEEIRNLYFQQRTEVVDDASWVMGFLDIIDPALDSVKKLLNLDQPSGPARQDIVKSTADPSSPTIRSSAAGEYSESSTTGGSDTSVLSSNDGKDKAEAAETPESTGFDLDGFIKKRLSLDPAELDAVLEGSDPRGVVSQRRKRRLPRKPLPLLPVP is encoded by the exons AGCCAccagcctccgccgccgccgcgtcgtcgTACTTctccctccgcctccgccgggCGCGGGCGGCTGCAGCGGCTGGCGTGGTCGCGGCGGGGGTGCCCGAGCGCGACGGCGGACGCTTCGAGGGGGAGGCGATGGGCGGGGCGTTCGACAGGGGCCTTGCGGAGATCGCGAGGAAGGTTCCGCTCTTTGAGCCGGCAACGGACGGggagctcgccgccgcggcaGGCGAGCGGCCGCTGCCCATCAACCTCGAGCTCTGGCTCTACCGCGCCAAGGTTCACACAAGGAAGTTCGAGTTCCCTGAAGCAGAGAAGCTCCTCGACAAG TGCATCTCATTCTGGCCTGAAGACGGACGTCCGTATGTGGCACTCGGGAAGCTATACAGCAAGCAGTCGAGGTTTGACAAAGCTAGAGCGGTTTATGAAAGGGGCTGTCAAGCGACACAAGGCGAAAACCCATACATTTGGCAG TGCTGGGCAGTCCTAGAAAGCAAGGGTGGAAATATTCGAAGGGCACGAGAGCTGTTTGATGCTGCTACTGTGGCTGATGCAAAGCACATTGCAGCTTGGCATGGGTGGgcaattttagaaataaaacaAGGAAACATAAAGAAGGCGCGGAACCTACTTGGGAAAGCTCTAAAATATTGTGGAGGAAATGAGTACATTTACCAAACTCTTGCTTTGCTTGAAGCTAGAGCAGAGCGCTTTGAACAAGCACGAACTTTGTTCCAACAAGCCACTCGATCGAATCCCAAAAGTTGTGCAAGCTGGCTA GCTTGGGCTCAGGTAGAAATGCGTGCAGGAAATAATACCATGGCCAGGAAGCTCTTCGAG AAAGCTGTCCAGTCCAGTCCTAAGAACCGATTTTCATGGCATATATGGGCACTATTTGAGGCAAACGAAGGTAACATTGACAGGGCAAGAAAGTTGCTTAAGATTGGCCATGCTGTGAACCCTAGGGATCCTGTAATTCTCCAGTCACTTGCACTGCTAGAATACAACTATTCATCTGCAAATGTTGCTCGAGTATTATTCAGAAAAGCATCGCAGATTGATCCAAGACATCAGCCAGTTTGGATA GCTTGGGGGTGGATGGAGTGGAAAGAAGGGAACGTGAGAACAGCAAGGACCCTCTATCAAAGAGCTTTATCAGTTAATTCAACAAATGAGTGCGCTGCTCGTTGTCTTCAG GCTTGGGGAGTCCTAGAACAGCGTGCTGGTAACTACACCGCTGCCAGAAGATTGTTGAGGTCTTCACTGAGCATAAATTCTCAGAGtgaggtgacatggatgacatGGGCAGCACTAGAGGAGGAACAGGGGGATCCAGTTCGAGCTGAAGAAATTCGGAACCTTTATTTTCAGCAG CGTACTGAAGTTGTCGACGATGCCTCCTGGGTTATGGGCTTCCTCGACATCATAGACCCTGCCCTGGACAGCGTGAAGAAGCTCCTAAACCTAGATCAGCCATCCGGGCCGGCGCGGCAAGACATTGTGAAAAGCACAGCAGACCCAAGCAGTCCCACCATCAGGAGCTCTGCAGCTGGGGAGTATTCAGAAAGTTCTACAACCGGAGGTTCAGATACTTCCGTCCTCTCCAGCAACGACGGCAAGGATAAAGCCGAAGCTGCGGAGACTCCAGAAAGCACTGGTTTTGATCTGGACGGCTTCATCAAAAAGAGGCTGTCCCTGGATCCGGCGGAGCTGGATGCGGTGCTTGAGGGTTCCGATCCGAGGGGAGTAGTTTCTCAGAGGAGGAAACGGCGGTTGCCCAGGAAGCCTCTTCCCCTTCTCCCTGTTCCGTAA